The sequence below is a genomic window from Candidatus Auribacterota bacterium.
AAAAGGTCAAAGGGGTTAATCGTGATGATGAAATAGAGCTTTTGAATTACAAAAAGGCGATGGACTTTATTTCAAGGTATCTCGGCAAGGATGATCCGGTCACCGAAGGGGTAATCCGGGAGCTTCACAAAATCACCGTCAAAAGCGTCCGAGGCGGTCAGGCAGACCCGGGCACTTACCGTAAGATACAGAATTATGTAGTCAATTCCCGCACACGGGAAGTCATTTACACTCCGCCCCCCCCATTTGGGATTCCGCTCCTTATGCGGGAGTTTGTAGATTGGCTTAATAAGGACAAGGATGTGTCACCTATTCTTATTGCCGGCATAGCTCAGTTTCAGTTTGTGCATATTCATCCGTTCATTGACGGCAACGGCAGGACGGCCCGGCTTCTTTCGACGCTTATCCTCTATAAGACCTGCTATGACTTTAAGCGGCTATTCACCATTTCCGAGTATTACGACAAAGACCGTCCGAGTTACTATGCAGCGATTCAATCAGTCAGAAATAACAACATGGATATGACGGCGTGGCTTGAATACTTCGTTGACGGCCTGCGCTCGCAGATGGAAGAAATTCAAAAGAAGGGAAAAAAGATCATTGTTTCGGAGAAGATCGTCAAAGCTCTTGAGAGCCATAATTTAAATCTACGGCAGGAGAAAATAGTCCGGTTTCTTGTTATTAGCAAGCGTATAGATAACGAACAATGCCAGAAG
It includes:
- a CDS encoding Fic family protein, which produces MTFNPKFTITPKINKALVEIERVRGFLDAVKLKDDWIADMQKKALILESHHSTHIEGTALSLEQAQSILEGKKVKGVNRDDEIELLNYKKAMDFISRYLGKDDPVTEGVIRELHKITVKSVRGGQADPGTYRKIQNYVVNSRTREVIYTPPPPFGIPLLMREFVDWLNKDKDVSPILIAGIAQFQFVHIHPFIDGNGRTARLLSTLILYKTCYDFKRLFTISEYYDKDRPSYYAAIQSVRNNNMDMTAWLEYFVDGLRSQMEEIQKKGKKIIVSEKIVKALESHNLNLRQEKIVRFLVISKRIDNEQCQKLCGSIRRTATRDLASLVQKGLLIMKGELKGAYYVLSQAVSKI